Proteins from a single region of Haloplanus sp. GDY1:
- a CDS encoding 2Fe-2S iron-sulfur cluster-binding protein: MVEVNLVGLSIGAALTLTAVVLHLSKGTGWTATTDISQEVLERRAETVPETDFPEPMNRAIGAGGGGAVAAGAVAGDEEGAELEGGAEASEESGPWDVPDDEAESFEIEFVKEGDTIEVAENETVLEAGEDEGWDLPYACRQGQCVSCAGQITSGGNSEEYVVHDDQQMLDDNELDDGYTLTCVAYPKADFTIETGEAP, from the coding sequence ATGGTCGAGGTAAATCTGGTGGGGCTGAGTATCGGCGCAGCCCTCACGCTCACGGCCGTCGTCCTCCACCTCTCGAAGGGCACGGGGTGGACGGCCACCACCGACATCAGTCAGGAGGTACTCGAACGCCGGGCGGAGACGGTTCCCGAGACGGACTTCCCGGAACCGATGAACCGGGCCATCGGCGCCGGCGGCGGCGGGGCCGTCGCCGCGGGCGCCGTGGCCGGCGACGAGGAGGGAGCCGAACTCGAAGGCGGTGCCGAGGCGAGCGAGGAGTCCGGCCCCTGGGACGTGCCGGACGACGAGGCCGAGAGCTTCGAGATCGAGTTCGTCAAGGAGGGCGACACCATCGAGGTGGCCGAGAACGAGACGGTCCTGGAGGCCGGCGAGGACGAGGGCTGGGACCTGCCCTACGCCTGCCGGCAGGGCCAGTGTGTCTCGTGTGCCGGGCAGATCACCTCCGGCGGGAACTCCGAGGAGTACGTCGTCCACGACGACCAGCAGATGCTCGACGACAACGAACTCGACGACGGCTACACCCTGACCTGCGTGGCCTACCCGAAGGCCGACTTCACCATCGAAACCGGCGAGGCGCCCTAG
- the gnd gene encoding phosphogluconate dehydrogenase (NAD(+)-dependent, decarboxylating) codes for MQLGVVGLGRMGRIVVERTLAAGHDVVAFDVDEEATAAAADAGAAPADSLSDLADRLGDGKRIWLMVPAGEAVDAALADLEPHLDGGDVVVDGGNSHFEDSVRRADGTEAAYLDCGTSGGPAGAELGFSLMVGGPAWAYEELVPVFDAVATGPEGHDRMGPSGAGHYVKMIHNGVEYALMQAYGEGFELLHEGRYDLDLEAVARTWNNGAVIRSWLLELCEEAFREEGSDLGDVADHVAGGSTGTWTVQEALEREVPVPLIHQALAERFASRRDRFSRRLANRLRYGFGRHEVARRE; via the coding sequence ATGCAACTGGGCGTCGTCGGCCTGGGGCGGATGGGACGGATCGTGGTCGAGCGAACGCTCGCGGCCGGACACGACGTCGTGGCGTTCGACGTCGACGAGGAGGCGACCGCGGCGGCGGCGGACGCCGGCGCGGCGCCGGCGGACTCGCTGTCCGACCTCGCGGACCGCCTCGGCGACGGGAAGCGGATCTGGCTGATGGTGCCGGCGGGCGAGGCGGTGGACGCCGCGCTGGCGGACCTCGAACCGCACCTCGACGGCGGGGACGTGGTCGTCGACGGGGGCAACTCCCACTTCGAGGACTCGGTCCGGCGGGCCGACGGGACCGAAGCCGCCTACCTCGACTGCGGGACCAGCGGCGGCCCCGCGGGGGCGGAACTCGGCTTCTCGCTGATGGTCGGCGGGCCGGCGTGGGCCTACGAGGAACTCGTGCCCGTCTTCGACGCGGTGGCGACGGGGCCCGAGGGCCACGACCGGATGGGGCCGTCCGGGGCGGGCCACTACGTGAAGATGATCCACAACGGCGTCGAGTACGCGCTGATGCAGGCCTACGGCGAGGGGTTCGAACTGCTCCACGAGGGGCGGTACGACCTGGATCTGGAGGCCGTCGCGCGGACCTGGAACAACGGCGCGGTGATCCGCTCGTGGCTGCTCGAACTCTGCGAGGAGGCGTTCCGCGAGGAGGGGAGCGACCTGGGCGACGTGGCCGATCACGTCGCCGGCGGGTCGACGGGGACGTGGACGGTCCAGGAGGCGCTGGAACGGGAGGTGCCGGTGCCGCTGATCCATCAGGCGCTCGCGGAGCGGTTCGCCTCGCGCCGGGATCGGTTCTCGCGACGCCTCGCCAACCGCCTGCGCTACGGATTCGGACGGCACGAGGTCGCACGACGGGAGTAG
- a CDS encoding aminopeptidase yields the protein MDDRIRAHAETLVDWSARVDPGDDVVVRVAEGAHDLAVAVAAALGDRGANLLATYGSDEVTRAYLRAHDGDFAPPDAERALYDRADVFLSLRGGRNTAATADVPGDVRGAHARAREGVREARMATDWVSTVHPTRSLAQAAGMSYEAYRDFVYDAVLRDWESLAAEMARLTDLLDAGSEVRIVADGTDVTLPIAGRTAVNSAASVAYDSHNLPSGEVFTAPAGADGEVTFDVPITVRGTDLRDARLVFEDGEVVDFSAAVGEAALADVLDTDDGARRLGELGVGMNRGITRPTDNVLFDEKMAGTVHLALGRAYDACLPAGEAGNSSAVHVDLITRMDEGSKLLVDGEVIQRDGHFRWEAGFEG from the coding sequence ATGGACGACCGCATCCGCGCCCACGCCGAGACGCTCGTCGACTGGAGCGCCCGGGTCGATCCCGGCGACGACGTGGTGGTGCGCGTCGCCGAGGGCGCCCACGACCTCGCCGTCGCCGTCGCCGCGGCGCTCGGCGACCGGGGGGCGAACCTGCTCGCCACCTACGGCTCCGACGAGGTGACCCGCGCGTACCTCCGCGCCCACGACGGCGACTTCGCACCCCCCGACGCCGAACGCGCCCTCTACGACCGCGCCGACGTCTTCCTCTCGCTCCGCGGCGGTCGGAACACCGCGGCGACGGCCGACGTGCCCGGCGACGTCCGCGGCGCTCACGCCCGCGCCCGAGAGGGCGTCCGCGAGGCCCGCATGGCGACGGACTGGGTGTCGACGGTTCACCCCACCCGCTCGCTCGCGCAGGCCGCCGGCATGTCCTACGAGGCGTACCGCGACTTCGTCTACGACGCCGTCCTCCGGGACTGGGAGTCGCTGGCCGCGGAGATGGCCCGGCTCACGGACCTGCTCGACGCCGGGAGCGAGGTCCGGATCGTCGCGGACGGCACCGACGTGACCCTCCCCATCGCGGGCCGGACCGCCGTGAACAGCGCCGCCTCCGTCGCCTACGACTCCCACAACCTCCCCAGCGGCGAGGTGTTCACCGCGCCGGCCGGCGCCGACGGCGAGGTGACCTTCGACGTGCCCATCACGGTCCGGGGGACCGACCTCCGCGACGCCCGCCTCGTCTTCGAGGACGGCGAGGTGGTCGACTTCTCGGCGGCGGTCGGCGAGGCCGCCCTCGCGGACGTCCTCGACACCGACGACGGCGCGAGGCGCCTCGGCGAACTCGGCGTCGGCATGAACCGCGGCATCACCCGCCCCACCGACAACGTGCTGTTCGACGAGAAGATGGCCGGCACCGTCCACCTCGCGCTCGGTCGCGCGTACGACGCCTGCCTGCCCGCGGGCGAGGCGGGCAACTCCAGCGCCGTCCACGTCGACCTCATCACCCGCATGGACGAGGGGTCGAAACTGCTCGTCGACGGCGAGGTGATCCAGCGCGACGGGCACTTCCGCTGGGAGGCGGGATTCGAGGGATGA
- a CDS encoding glycerophosphodiester phosphodiesterase codes for MTEPTVFAHRGFAGVNPENTVGAVRAAAHRADAVEVDVVACADGTPVVFHDARLDAAAGSRGVTDAAGAVRDLSPETVTAAEVLDSGETVPTLARLVDGTDAPLNVELKRHGAATVRRGALPPADREASRERWQPLVDRVLDALDGREIRYSSFREGALAALRARDPDASLAPLCRDLATGRELAARYDANAVHPSLAAIRDADAGTVAAVHDAGRAVNVWTIRTWGEARAAVRAGADGLIADYPELTRWLGGVSG; via the coding sequence ATGACCGAGCCGACCGTGTTCGCCCACCGGGGGTTCGCGGGCGTCAACCCCGAGAACACCGTCGGCGCCGTCCGCGCGGCCGCCCACCGGGCCGACGCCGTCGAAGTCGACGTCGTCGCCTGCGCGGACGGCACGCCCGTCGTCTTCCACGACGCTCGCCTCGACGCGGCGGCGGGGTCCCGGGGCGTCACCGACGCCGCCGGCGCGGTTCGCGACCTGTCCCCGGAGACGGTGACGGCCGCCGAGGTGCTGGACAGCGGCGAGACGGTCCCGACGCTCGCCCGACTGGTCGACGGGACCGACGCCCCGCTGAACGTCGAACTGAAGCGCCACGGCGCGGCGACCGTCCGACGGGGGGCGCTCCCGCCCGCCGACCGCGAGGCGTCGCGGGAGCGCTGGCAACCCCTCGTCGACCGGGTGCTCGACGCCCTCGACGGCCGCGAGATCCGCTACTCCTCGTTCCGTGAGGGGGCCCTCGCCGCGCTGCGGGCGCGCGACCCGGACGCCTCGCTCGCGCCGCTCTGCCGTGACCTCGCGACCGGCCGCGAACTCGCGGCCCGGTACGACGCCAACGCCGTCCACCCGTCGCTCGCGGCGATCCGGGACGCCGACGCCGGGACGGTCGCCGCCGTCCACGACGCCGGACGAGCGGTGAACGTCTGGACGATCCGAACGTGGGGCGAGGCGCGGGCGGCGGTCCGGGCGGGCGCCGACGGCCTGATCGCCGACTACCCCGAGCTAACGCGGTGGCTCGGCGGGGTGAGCGGCTGA
- a CDS encoding TIGR00296 family protein → MSEAQTVSLSYEDGARAVELAREAVEAYVLQGQREQPGSMRDAFYARTGAFVRITSTRGRGRLRGCAGAYRGNDQLGHAIVDAAITAASDDSCGSEIEPPELESLNISICVVCNHVLTNDPLSDLELGTHGIAIDADGQHAWMYPTLPVENDWNEEQFLTHACRKAGISPLAWQDDDTMITLFEGQVFRERPEGGSVEQL, encoded by the coding sequence ATGTCAGAGGCGCAGACGGTCAGCCTTTCTTACGAAGACGGCGCCCGGGCGGTCGAACTGGCTCGCGAGGCCGTCGAAGCGTACGTACTCCAGGGGCAACGCGAACAGCCGGGCAGCATGCGCGACGCGTTCTACGCACGCACCGGCGCGTTCGTCCGCATCACCTCCACCCGCGGCAGGGGCCGACTCCGGGGCTGTGCCGGCGCCTATCGCGGGAACGACCAGCTCGGTCACGCCATCGTCGACGCGGCCATCACCGCCGCCTCGGACGACTCCTGTGGCTCCGAAATCGAACCCCCGGAACTGGAGAGCCTCAACATCTCCATCTGTGTCGTCTGCAATCACGTCCTCACCAACGACCCGCTCTCGGACCTCGAACTCGGCACCCACGGCATCGCCATCGACGCCGACGGTCAGCACGCCTGGATGTACCCCACACTCCCCGTCGAGAACGACTGGAACGAGGAGCAGTTCCTCACCCACGCCTGTCGGAAGGCCGGCATCTCGCCGCTCGCCTGGCAGGACGACGACACCATGATCACGCTCTTCGAGGGCCAGGTCTTCCGCGAGCGCCCCGAGGGCGGTAGCGTCGAACAGCTCTAG
- a CDS encoding nicotinate phosphoribosyltransferase, translating to MEPFDIVGPEAIRDGTATDAYFLRTETTLRHGDRNPTVVAEVTADQFPDGEFELLAGVKDAAALLEGLRVDVDAMREGRLFDGGPVLRIEGPYLEFARFETSLLGFLSHASGIATAALEARRAAPESTVLSFGARHVHPSLAAVVERSALLAGLDGFSHVAAGEVLGRDAGGTMPHALLICFGRGNQEAGWRAFDEAVGPEVPRVALCDTYGDEVDEVLRAAETLGEDLDSVRIDTTGSRRGDFRHILREIRWELDARGVDDVGLFASGGLDPARLRELRDVVDGFGVGGYVSNADPVDFALDIVEVDGEPAAKRGKLSGAKQVYRTSGGGHHVGLAERSGPADGEALLEPLIRDGDVVREFDLDAAAERALADAETVGFD from the coding sequence ATGGAACCGTTCGACATCGTCGGCCCGGAGGCCATCCGCGACGGGACGGCGACCGACGCCTACTTCCTGCGGACGGAGACGACGCTGCGACACGGCGACCGGAACCCGACGGTCGTCGCGGAGGTGACGGCCGATCAGTTCCCCGACGGCGAGTTCGAACTGCTCGCGGGAGTGAAGGACGCGGCCGCGCTGCTGGAGGGGTTGCGCGTCGACGTCGACGCGATGCGGGAGGGCCGCCTGTTCGACGGCGGGCCGGTCCTCCGGATCGAGGGGCCGTATCTGGAGTTCGCGCGGTTCGAGACGTCGCTGCTGGGCTTTCTCTCTCACGCCAGCGGCATCGCGACGGCGGCGCTGGAGGCGCGGCGGGCGGCGCCGGAGTCGACGGTCCTCTCCTTCGGCGCGCGGCACGTCCACCCGTCGCTCGCGGCCGTCGTCGAGCGGAGCGCGTTGCTCGCCGGCCTCGACGGCTTCTCCCACGTCGCCGCGGGCGAGGTGCTGGGTCGGGACGCCGGCGGGACGATGCCCCACGCCCTCCTGATCTGTTTCGGCCGCGGGAACCAGGAGGCCGGGTGGCGCGCGTTCGACGAGGCGGTCGGGCCCGAGGTGCCGCGGGTGGCGCTCTGTGACACTTACGGCGACGAGGTGGACGAGGTGCTCCGGGCGGCGGAGACGCTCGGCGAGGATCTGGACAGCGTCCGCATCGACACCACGGGGTCGCGGCGCGGCGACTTCCGGCACATCCTCCGGGAGATACGGTGGGAACTCGACGCCCGCGGCGTCGACGACGTGGGACTGTTCGCGAGCGGCGGCCTCGACCCCGCCCGACTCCGCGAGTTGCGGGACGTGGTCGACGGCTTCGGCGTCGGCGGTTACGTCTCCAACGCCGACCCCGTGGACTTCGCGCTTGACATCGTGGAAGTCGACGGGGAGCCGGCGGCAAAGCGTGGGAAGCTCTCGGGGGCGAAACAGGTCTACCGGACGTCCGGGGGTGGCCACCACGTCGGCCTGGCCGAGCGGTCGGGGCCGGCTGACGGCGAGGCGCTGCTCGAACCGCTGATCCGCGACGGCGACGTCGTCAGGGAGTTCGATCTGGACGCGGCTGCTGAGCGGGCGCTCGCGGACGCGGAGACGGTCGGGTTCGACTAG
- a CDS encoding Hvo_1808 family surface protein, whose amino-acid sequence MRARPALAVALLVVLAGCGGTVGGPEPAGATPTGTPTGTPIGTPTATPTAEPREPFADPATDRLGWEAGRWHDEPLAVNASDGLNRSERSAVVARTMARVERLRGLEFESTVPVEVVDRETYLARETVTATAFDETVWEALLLIGEDRSVASVFESFYGASVQGSYVPSEDRIVLVSDGEGARIDRRTLAHELVHALQDQHFGVDRGTLTRDERLARQGLIEGDAGYVEDLYERRCRGGNWTCVPRPDAGPGASLGGDMGVYVAAYQPYSDGPAFVHRLRQRGGWAAVNAAYANPPTSSAQVIHPERYPNWSAERVRIPDRSASNWSRLNHTPTGTTVGEASLFATMWANGGVETFHLQRPSRPHRAYNYTHPTTAGWVGDRLVPYRNAEGERGYVLRIRWATDGDAAAFAVAYRRLLRERRGAERRAGDVLVVPAGPYADAFRVRREGRTVTVVNAPTVGALASVHAG is encoded by the coding sequence ATGCGCGCGCGTCCAGCCCTCGCGGTCGCGTTGCTCGTCGTCCTCGCGGGGTGTGGGGGGACGGTGGGTGGTCCCGAACCGGCGGGAGCGACGCCGACCGGGACGCCGACCGGGACGCCGATCGGGACGCCGACCGCGACGCCGACGGCGGAGCCACGCGAGCCCTTCGCCGACCCCGCCACGGATCGGCTGGGGTGGGAGGCGGGGCGCTGGCACGACGAACCGCTGGCCGTGAACGCCTCGGACGGCCTGAACCGGAGCGAGCGGTCGGCGGTCGTCGCGCGGACGATGGCTCGCGTCGAGCGCCTGCGGGGCCTCGAGTTCGAGTCGACGGTACCGGTCGAGGTGGTCGACCGGGAGACGTACCTCGCGCGGGAGACGGTGACCGCGACGGCGTTCGACGAGACGGTGTGGGAGGCGCTGCTCCTGATCGGCGAGGACCGGTCGGTCGCGTCGGTCTTCGAGTCGTTCTACGGCGCGTCGGTGCAGGGGTCGTACGTGCCGAGCGAGGACCGTATCGTGCTCGTGAGCGACGGCGAGGGAGCGAGGATCGACCGCCGGACGCTCGCGCACGAACTCGTCCACGCCCTGCAGGACCAGCACTTCGGCGTCGACCGCGGGACCCTGACGCGGGACGAGCGACTGGCGCGTCAGGGGTTGATCGAGGGCGACGCCGGCTACGTCGAGGACCTGTACGAGCGGCGGTGCCGGGGCGGGAACTGGACCTGCGTGCCGCGGCCGGACGCCGGGCCGGGGGCGAGCCTCGGCGGGGACATGGGCGTCTACGTCGCCGCCTACCAGCCGTACAGCGACGGCCCGGCGTTCGTCCACCGCCTGCGCCAGCGCGGCGGGTGGGCGGCGGTGAACGCCGCGTACGCGAACCCGCCGACGAGTTCGGCGCAGGTGATCCACCCCGAGCGGTATCCGAACTGGTCGGCCGAGCGGGTGCGGATCCCGGACCGCTCGGCGTCGAACTGGTCGCGGCTGAACCACACGCCGACGGGGACGACGGTGGGCGAGGCGTCGCTGTTCGCGACGATGTGGGCGAACGGCGGCGTCGAGACGTTCCACCTGCAGCGGCCGAGTCGCCCCCACCGGGCGTACAACTACACCCACCCCACGACGGCGGGGTGGGTCGGTGATCGGCTCGTCCCCTACCGGAACGCCGAGGGAGAGCGGGGCTACGTCCTCCGGATCCGGTGGGCGACGGACGGCGACGCCGCCGCGTTCGCCGTCGCCTACCGCCGTCTGCTCCGGGAGCGCCGGGGGGCCGAGCGCCGCGCCGGCGACGTGCTGGTCGTGCCGGCGGGGCCGTACGCCGACGCGTTCCGCGTTCGGCGCGAGGGGCGGACGGTCACGGTGGTGAACGCGCCGACGGTCGGGGCGCTGGCGTCGGTCCACGCGGGCTGA
- a CDS encoding Hvo_1808 family surface protein, translating into MRKRVSVGLAVLIVLASVAPAVGAAERPAAVDAEAAGDDVTPQRADPESDTVGWEDGYWHDERISVDQSDGLSDAEMDAMVSRAMARVEYLRDTEFSSDVPVEVISREEFQRRSSENRTSNASYDAWNDQVWEALFIVGEDRSANEALRSASGQSTAGFYAPGDDRIRIITDSTGAPTIDNATLVHELVHAMQDQNGNLGERIGSSETQDGSLAVDGVVEGEANYIETQYTQRCGVEWRCVETPSDGGSGTGSPPNLGILLTLLQPYSDGPVYIDWLLERGGWDAVDAAFADPPNSTEQVIHRTDEAPTPVEYEDRARNGWETFPNQGENGSDTVGEASMYVMFWYQARTARADTIPVQSVARTSGPLDTYNYDAPPSAGWGNDRVFPYYKGSVSDGEYGYVWVTEWDSEEDASEFARAYGAILEAQGAPGVGDEVEGEYVIPEGRFADAFRIDRDGTRVTVVNGPTPDAVANIRPPESDGAAGSGSESGAASGTTASADEAGGSTGLEAPGFGPLTAVLAVLAAVALAVARRRD; encoded by the coding sequence ATGCGAAAGCGGGTCTCCGTCGGTCTCGCGGTACTGATCGTGTTGGCGTCGGTCGCGCCCGCGGTGGGGGCGGCCGAACGGCCGGCCGCCGTCGACGCCGAGGCGGCCGGGGACGACGTGACACCCCAGCGGGCCGACCCCGAGAGCGACACCGTCGGCTGGGAGGACGGTTACTGGCACGACGAGCGGATCAGCGTCGACCAGTCCGACGGGCTCTCGGACGCGGAGATGGACGCGATGGTGAGTCGGGCGATGGCGCGCGTCGAGTACCTCCGCGACACCGAGTTCAGTTCCGACGTGCCGGTCGAGGTCATCTCCCGGGAGGAGTTCCAGCGACGGTCCAGCGAGAACCGGACGAGCAACGCCTCCTACGACGCCTGGAACGACCAGGTGTGGGAGGCGCTGTTCATCGTGGGCGAGGACCGGAGCGCGAACGAGGCGCTCCGGAGCGCGTCGGGGCAGTCGACCGCCGGCTTCTACGCCCCCGGCGACGACCGCATCCGGATCATCACCGACTCGACGGGCGCCCCGACCATCGACAACGCGACGCTGGTCCACGAACTCGTCCACGCGATGCAGGACCAGAACGGCAATCTGGGCGAGCGGATCGGTAGCTCGGAGACCCAGGACGGCAGCCTCGCGGTCGACGGCGTCGTCGAGGGTGAGGCCAACTACATCGAGACGCAGTACACCCAGCGCTGTGGCGTCGAGTGGCGCTGCGTCGAGACGCCGAGCGACGGCGGCAGCGGCACGGGGTCGCCCCCGAACCTCGGCATCCTCCTGACGCTGCTCCAGCCGTACTCCGACGGCCCGGTGTACATCGACTGGCTCCTCGAACGCGGCGGCTGGGACGCCGTCGACGCGGCCTTCGCCGACCCGCCGAACTCCACCGAGCAGGTGATCCACCGGACCGACGAGGCGCCGACGCCCGTCGAGTACGAGGACCGCGCCCGAAACGGCTGGGAGACGTTCCCGAACCAGGGTGAGAACGGCTCCGACACCGTCGGCGAGGCGTCGATGTACGTGATGTTCTGGTACCAGGCGCGGACCGCCCGGGCCGACACGATTCCGGTCCAGTCGGTGGCCCGGACCTCCGGCCCGCTGGACACGTACAACTACGACGCGCCGCCGTCGGCGGGATGGGGGAACGACCGGGTGTTCCCGTACTACAAGGGGAGCGTCTCCGACGGGGAGTACGGCTACGTCTGGGTGACCGAGTGGGACAGCGAGGAGGACGCCTCGGAGTTCGCCCGGGCCTACGGGGCCATCCTCGAAGCCCAGGGCGCACCCGGTGTCGGTGACGAGGTCGAGGGTGAGTACGTGATCCCCGAGGGTCGGTTCGCGGACGCCTTCCGCATCGACCGTGACGGCACGCGCGTCACCGTCGTCAACGGGCCGACGCCCGACGCGGTGGCGAACATCCGACCGCCCGAGTCGGACGGTGCGGCCGGGAGCGGGAGCGAGAGCGGCGCGGCGAGCGGGACGACGGCGAGCGCCGACGAGGCGGGCGGCTCGACGGGGCTGGAGGCGCCCGGCTTCGGACCCCTGACGGCCGTCCTCGCGGTGCTGGCGGCCGTCGCGCTCGCGGTGGCTCGGCGGCGCGACTGA
- a CDS encoding WD40/YVTN/BNR-like repeat-containing protein, which translates to MHETTRRTFLRSSAAAAALAVVPTIGAADRVWLDVETPVGSTLYDVETTVGGEFAVGGSGYVLKRADDGWRIAASGGPTGNGNNLYGSDVTDDGERLWFVGSSGAIGEYDVRTRGLNDHSAPNDVTNNFNDVAVTGEAGDANVYVAGDSGKIYYSFENGETGTWNSVTPGSGSNINGVDFHGPRSGHAVDGNKTVFVTDDGSTWEKVGIADANNNFYGVDSDAPDDLTVVGGGGTVYHWDGAEWVREDTGDASLRDVEMDGETGLAVGGGGVVFRRDAEGWTQEATPSGSNLKAVVDTDGLEVAVGASATVLER; encoded by the coding sequence ATGCACGAGACGACCCGCAGAACGTTCCTTCGGAGTAGCGCAGCGGCCGCCGCGCTGGCGGTCGTGCCGACCATCGGCGCCGCGGACCGGGTGTGGCTGGACGTGGAGACGCCCGTCGGGTCGACCCTGTACGACGTGGAGACGACGGTCGGCGGCGAGTTCGCCGTCGGCGGCAGTGGCTACGTCCTCAAGCGCGCGGACGACGGGTGGCGGATCGCCGCGAGCGGCGGCCCCACCGGCAACGGCAACAACCTCTACGGCTCGGACGTGACCGACGACGGCGAGCGGCTCTGGTTCGTCGGCTCCAGCGGTGCCATCGGCGAGTACGACGTGCGGACCCGGGGGCTGAACGACCACTCGGCGCCGAACGACGTGACCAACAACTTCAACGACGTGGCCGTGACCGGCGAGGCGGGCGACGCGAACGTCTACGTCGCCGGCGACTCCGGGAAGATCTACTACAGCTTCGAGAACGGCGAAACCGGGACGTGGAACTCGGTGACGCCGGGAAGCGGGTCGAACATCAACGGGGTAGACTTCCACGGCCCCCGGTCGGGGCACGCCGTCGACGGCAACAAGACGGTGTTCGTCACCGACGACGGCTCGACGTGGGAGAAGGTCGGCATCGCCGACGCCAACAACAACTTCTACGGCGTCGACTCCGACGCCCCGGACGACCTGACGGTCGTCGGCGGCGGCGGCACCGTCTACCACTGGGACGGGGCCGAGTGGGTCCGCGAGGACACCGGCGACGCCTCGCTCCGCGACGTGGAGATGGACGGCGAGACGGGACTGGCCGTCGGCGGCGGCGGGGTCGTCTTCCGGCGCGACGCCGAGGGCTGGACTCAAGAGGCGACGCCCAGCGGGTCGAACCTGAAGGCGGTCGTCGACACCGACGGCCTCGAAGTCGCCGTCGGCGCGAGCGCGACGGTGCTCGAACGGTAG
- a CDS encoding DUF3194 domain-containing protein, which translates to MADDDPDDETVVRTAAEAAEGVVFANYRQSAVRDLDVTVTFEEGVLDVDVYLNAPDDEADPEAVADEAARAARAAVDDLFGVGGDGTADAPE; encoded by the coding sequence GTGGCCGACGACGACCCGGACGACGAGACGGTCGTCCGGACGGCGGCCGAGGCCGCCGAGGGAGTGGTGTTCGCGAACTACCGACAGTCCGCGGTCCGCGACCTGGACGTGACGGTGACGTTCGAGGAGGGGGTCCTCGACGTCGACGTCTACCTGAACGCGCCGGACGACGAGGCGGACCCGGAGGCGGTCGCGGACGAGGCCGCGCGGGCGGCGCGGGCCGCGGTCGACGACCTGTTCGGGGTCGGGGGCGACGGCACGGCCGACGCCCCGGAGTAA
- a CDS encoding prefoldin subunit beta → MQGNLPPEAQEKLEELQDLQETAQQVAAQKQQAETQLNESETALEALDDIEEDTVMYREVGELLVETEYDEAYDDLEEKVDSLEVRVEQLSKQEERVREQFESLQQELQQMLQGGAGGGGGPMGPGGAGGA, encoded by the coding sequence ATGCAAGGAAATCTGCCGCCGGAGGCCCAGGAGAAACTCGAAGAACTGCAGGATCTCCAGGAGACGGCCCAGCAGGTCGCGGCCCAGAAACAGCAGGCCGAGACCCAACTCAACGAGTCCGAGACGGCGCTGGAGGCCCTCGACGACATCGAGGAGGACACCGTCATGTACCGAGAGGTCGGCGAACTCCTCGTCGAGACGGAGTACGACGAGGCCTACGACGACCTGGAGGAGAAGGTCGACAGCCTGGAGGTCCGCGTCGAACAGCTGAGCAAGCAGGAGGAGCGCGTCCGCGAGCAGTTCGAGTCGCTCCAGCAGGAACTCCAGCAGATGCTGCAGGGCGGCGCGGGCGGCGGCGGTGGCCCGATGGGCCCGGGCGGCGCCGGCGGCGCGTAA
- a CDS encoding KEOPS complex subunit Pcc1 gives MADAARDDAPHHLCLSFEYDTERRATVVERSVRVEVGEIDDARSAARVDRDGRTVRVRIGAADLVALRAGTNTWIRLLDVAERVAETAGRRDGAP, from the coding sequence GTGGCCGACGCCGCCCGAGACGACGCGCCACACCACCTCTGCCTCAGTTTCGAGTACGACACGGAGCGACGCGCGACGGTCGTCGAGCGGAGCGTCCGCGTCGAGGTCGGCGAAATCGACGACGCGCGGTCGGCGGCGCGGGTCGACCGTGACGGGCGGACGGTCCGAGTGCGGATCGGTGCGGCCGACCTCGTCGCACTCCGGGCGGGGACGAACACCTGGATTCGGCTGCTCGACGTGGCGGAGCGCGTGGCCGAAACCGCCGGCCGACGAGACGGGGCGCCCTGA
- a CDS encoding DNA-directed RNA polymerase subunit P — MSYKCSRCKRDVELDEYGGVRCPYCGHRVLLKERAPTIKEVDVE, encoded by the coding sequence ATGAGCTACAAGTGTTCCCGGTGTAAGCGCGACGTCGAACTCGACGAGTACGGCGGGGTCCGGTGTCCGTACTGCGGGCACCGCGTGCTCCTGAAGGAGCGCGCCCCGACGATCAAGGAAGTCGACGTCGAGTAG
- a CDS encoding 50S ribosomal protein L37ae, with the protein MAENKARSTGSAGRFGARYGRVARRRVKEIESDMQNATLDGDSVTRIGTGVWKNEETGEVFTGGAYRPETPGGRTVRRSIRAALSTDDEE; encoded by the coding sequence ATGGCCGAGAACAAGGCACGCAGTACCGGGAGCGCGGGCCGGTTCGGCGCGCGATACGGGCGCGTCGCCCGCCGACGGGTCAAGGAGATCGAGAGCGACATGCAGAACGCGACGCTGGACGGCGACAGCGTGACCCGTATCGGGACGGGCGTCTGGAAGAACGAGGAGACGGGCGAGGTCTTCACCGGCGGCGCGTACCGGCCGGAGACGCCCGGCGGCCGCACCGTCCGACGGTCGATCCGCGCCGCGCTCTCGACCGACGACGAGGAATGA